One Prunus dulcis chromosome 8, ALMONDv2, whole genome shotgun sequence DNA window includes the following coding sequences:
- the LOC117638389 gene encoding protein PELPK1-like, whose translation MAFHGLPAFVFPLFLVFALSSMSSKTMVAGVRILLETNSVPQVPQLPKPELPPLPTLPTLPKPKLPQLPKPELPTLPKPELPKLPKPELPPVPHVPTLPKPELPKLPEIPPLPHLPADLPKLTLPSIPTLPKDTPLPSLIPHHKTTLP comes from the coding sequence ATGGCCTTTCATGGCCTCCCGGCCTTCGTCTTTCCactatttttggtttttgccTTGTCCTCAATGAGCTCCAAAACAATGGTTGCAGGGGTTCGCATTCTTCTGGAGACTAACTCCGTCCCTCAAGTGCCCCAGCTTCCAAAGCCTGAGCTTCCACCACTTCCCACTCTCCCAACTTTGCCAAAGCCTAAGCTGCCCCAGTTGCCGAAGCCAGAACTGCCAACCTTGCCGAAGCCGGAGCTGCCAAAATTGCCGAAACCCGAATTGCCACCGGTACCCCATGTTCCAACTTTGCCAAAGCCTGAGTTGCCAAAGTTGCCAGAAATTCCACCTCTTCCCCATCTCCCAGCTGACTTACCTAAGCTCACATTGCCCTCCATCCCAACCCTCCCCAAGGACACACCCCTCCCTTCTCTCATTCCACACCACAAAACCACCCTCCCTTGA